The proteins below are encoded in one region of Betaproteobacteria bacterium:
- a CDS encoding 2-oxoglutarate dehydrogenase → MDISEIIRVDAWGKPMIDQSPLGLFSYGYLIRETEKLILDLFGRGLVSGTTHTCLGQEICQMSVVRALNHPDDYVLSNHRNHGHFLAYSGDFLGLVAEIMGRQAGVCSGYGGSQHLAYRHFHSNGVQAGMTGIGVGLATELKSRSSQGVVAVIIGDGTLGEGMLYESMNLASIWNAPVLFVVEHNGIAQTTYTRDTIGGDIVARGKAFGLAAWRLSDRDESFSAQVERVVQDTRNSRSPGMLVIDTGRLGPHSKGDDLRDAFEREELVAADPLMAFGKQLSDEQVACIQSACKSFLAEVEKKALASSVASFDQVPEHSFMPSVSVDFPRADSSSSNVRMALNDALHKLLEHDENVVLLGEDLHDPYGGAFKVTAGLSEKFNGRVISTPISEAGITGAGIGLALAGKKPIVEIMFADFLTLCMDQIYNHAVKFPGMFAESPVPIIIRAPCGGRRGYGPTHSQSPENIFVSVPGLTVLFGSHRHNIGQLLIDASTRWPNPTLFLEHKLLYGEKLDAQLYEAIPCDAADLGGELFPTLRSGSLDPDITLLSYGGMLPIAEKAARILEENEELTVEIIAPALLAPLPRYSLLKALLNRPRILVVEEAHHQFGFSAEVLATLAENGYAGKVARLGSAPVPIASARSMESAQLPDEEAIVLAVMDIL, encoded by the coding sequence ATGGATATTTCCGAAATTATTCGTGTCGATGCATGGGGAAAGCCCATGATCGATCAGTCCCCTCTTGGTTTGTTTTCATATGGCTATTTGATCCGAGAAACCGAAAAACTTATCCTTGATCTGTTTGGGCGGGGGCTAGTGTCCGGTACGACGCATACGTGCCTGGGTCAGGAAATATGTCAGATGTCGGTAGTTAGGGCCCTGAACCACCCAGATGATTATGTCCTTTCCAATCACAGAAACCACGGTCATTTTCTGGCGTATTCGGGAGATTTTCTGGGCTTGGTTGCAGAAATCATGGGACGTCAGGCTGGTGTGTGTTCGGGCTATGGTGGAAGTCAGCATTTGGCATATCGCCATTTTCATAGCAACGGCGTGCAAGCGGGGATGACGGGTATTGGCGTTGGTTTGGCGACAGAGCTGAAATCAAGATCTAGCCAGGGAGTCGTGGCAGTCATCATCGGTGATGGCACGCTCGGGGAAGGGATGCTCTATGAGAGTATGAACTTGGCTTCCATCTGGAATGCGCCGGTGCTTTTTGTCGTTGAACATAATGGCATCGCACAGACAACCTATACGCGAGACACCATTGGTGGCGATATCGTGGCACGAGGAAAAGCGTTTGGGCTTGCTGCTTGGCGGCTGAGTGATCGCGACGAAAGTTTTTCGGCGCAGGTCGAACGCGTTGTTCAGGATACTCGCAACAGTCGTAGCCCCGGAATGCTGGTTATCGACACTGGCCGTTTAGGGCCGCATAGCAAGGGCGATGACCTGAGAGATGCTTTCGAGCGAGAAGAGCTCGTTGCAGCGGATCCTCTAATGGCATTCGGCAAACAGCTTTCCGATGAACAGGTCGCATGCATCCAGTCTGCGTGTAAGTCGTTCTTGGCTGAAGTTGAAAAAAAGGCCCTTGCATCAAGTGTGGCAAGTTTCGATCAGGTGCCAGAGCATTCATTCATGCCGTCAGTCAGTGTCGACTTTCCCAGAGCCGACTCAAGTTCGTCGAACGTTCGAATGGCTCTCAATGATGCACTCCACAAGCTTCTTGAGCATGACGAAAATGTCGTACTCCTTGGCGAGGATTTGCATGATCCATATGGCGGGGCCTTCAAGGTTACCGCAGGGCTATCGGAGAAGTTCAATGGTAGAGTTATTTCCACGCCGATTAGCGAGGCAGGCATTACGGGGGCTGGTATCGGTTTGGCCTTGGCAGGAAAAAAGCCGATTGTCGAAATTATGTTTGCGGATTTCCTGACGCTGTGCATGGATCAGATCTACAACCATGCCGTCAAGTTTCCCGGCATGTTCGCCGAGTCCCCGGTACCCATCATCATTCGAGCACCGTGCGGTGGGCGCCGCGGCTATGGCCCAACACATAGCCAAAGCCCTGAAAACATTTTTGTCTCAGTACCTGGATTGACTGTGCTCTTCGGCAGCCATCGGCATAATATTGGTCAGTTGCTGATCGACGCATCGACTCGTTGGCCCAATCCAACCCTATTCCTTGAGCACAAACTTCTATACGGGGAAAAGCTCGATGCGCAGCTGTATGAGGCAATTCCCTGTGATGCGGCTGATCTTGGTGGAGAACTGTTTCCGACGCTTCGTAGCGGGAGCCTCGATCCTGATATTACCTTGTTATCTTACGGTGGCATGTTGCCGATTGCTGAAAAAGCGGCGCGAATTTTGGAAGAAAACGAAGAGTTGACTGTGGAAATAATTGCACCAGCCCTGCTGGCTCCATTGCCACGCTATTCTTTGCTGAAGGCCTTGCTGAATCGGCCGCGTATTCTTGTTGTTGAAGAGGCGCATCATCAATTTGGTTTCAGCGCCGAAGTATTGGCAACGCTTGCCGAGAACGGCTACGCGGGCAAGGTTGCTCGCCTAGGTAGTGCGCCGGTACCGATTGCCTCAGCACGTAGCATGGAAAGCGCACAACTGCCGGACGAGGAAGCAATCGTCTTGGCGGTCATGGATATCCTGTAG
- a CDS encoding methyltransferase domain-containing protein, whose protein sequence is MKQAEKVQRQFNQQAERFATWEVTGNEVNLHQFSRFCKLQADDRVLEAACGTGHMVNYCAPSVASVDGVDIAERMIALAQVEAERRQVGNVRFSVGPVESLPFADGGHTVVMSRAAFHHFADPRKVIDEMLRCCCSGGRLFIQDIIGYGDPEIDAYVEELEIAIDNSHARTLQRDEFTELFTEVGLGGIHGVEFRIRLDLVNYVGHAVQSEEMQTEVEILIEKGLGDAKLSSVFEQHDGRLFLLRNVLFLGGRKDDANRPEEGAQRPRILRLKLSEPSNHPLP, encoded by the coding sequence ATGAAACAGGCAGAAAAAGTTCAGCGGCAGTTTAATCAACAGGCAGAGCGCTTTGCTACATGGGAAGTTACAGGTAACGAAGTGAACCTGCATCAGTTTTCCCGCTTCTGTAAACTGCAAGCAGATGACAGAGTATTAGAGGCGGCCTGTGGAACCGGGCATATGGTGAACTATTGCGCCCCTAGCGTTGCTTCAGTGGATGGTGTCGACATTGCGGAACGCATGATCGCATTGGCGCAGGTCGAGGCCGAGCGCAGGCAAGTCGGCAATGTCCGTTTCTCAGTAGGACCGGTGGAGTCTCTACCTTTTGCGGACGGCGGTCATACCGTGGTGATGAGCCGTGCTGCATTCCATCACTTTGCCGATCCCCGAAAGGTGATCGATGAGATGCTGCGTTGCTGTTGCTCCGGAGGGCGACTTTTTATCCAGGACATCATCGGCTACGGCGATCCGGAGATCGATGCCTACGTGGAAGAACTGGAGATCGCTATCGACAACTCCCATGCACGGACTCTACAGAGGGATGAGTTCACCGAACTTTTCACAGAGGTCGGTCTGGGAGGTATTCATGGCGTCGAATTTCGCATCCGCCTGGACTTGGTCAACTACGTGGGACATGCCGTTCAGTCGGAAGAGATGCAGACGGAAGTAGAGATACTGATCGAAAAGGGTTTGGGGGATGCAAAACTTTCAAGCGTCTTCGAGCAGCACGACGGACGCCTCTTTCTGTTGCGAAATGTGCTGTTTCTCGGCGGACGGAAGGACGATGCTAATCGCCCGGAGGAGGGAGCGCAGCGGCCGCGGATTCTGCGCCTCAAGCTTAGCGAGCCATCAAACCATCCTTTGCCTTGA
- a CDS encoding acyl carrier protein, protein MSILQSVLTILDNELNLKGKALAFTEDTKLRGSLPQLDSMAIVSVITAMEEQLGFEFSEDQLDGAIFESVGSLVDCVTRLLATDNA, encoded by the coding sequence ATGAGTATTCTGCAGTCTGTACTAACAATCCTTGATAATGAGCTGAATCTCAAGGGAAAAGCCTTGGCTTTTACCGAGGATACGAAGTTGCGAGGTAGTCTGCCTCAACTTGACTCTATGGCAATCGTCTCTGTCATAACAGCAATGGAAGAGCAACTGGGTTTTGAGTTTTCAGAAGATCAACTTGATGGTGCGATATTTGAATCGGTCGGATCGCTTGTGGACTGCGTAACTCGATTACTTGCTACGGACAATGCCTAG
- a CDS encoding 2-oxo acid dehydrogenase subunit E2, with protein sequence MATAIYIPRINNNDDDVKVLSFDVSIGDKIKADQIVGQVETDKAVLDVTAPSDGFVLGFVAKAEEVVRVGSIMLWLGATKDEPIPELEDVSTGQSTSRGSQITAKALLLLQKNGLQSDVISPIDGRVTVEAVERYLSAHGGAKTEPKQAGAMQSIDLLPNVQGSPVNLTREEKGMAATVSWHRDFAVPGYIEIDYDLAPWAEYAKQFQDAKGLLMPPLLPLMAWRLVEVVQEIPRLNATMVGNKRFEYSPVNLGFTIQAGDALYLAVVRDAQGQDEFGFVNVLGDVLRRAAGHNLRESEASGATIGFSSMERWKVTRHIPILPPHTALMVAHAAGKDGKGVLGASYDHRVLNGGQVVAVLKKLALPKKN encoded by the coding sequence ATGGCAACCGCAATTTACATACCGCGAATCAACAATAACGATGACGACGTCAAAGTACTCTCTTTTGACGTGAGCATTGGTGACAAAATTAAGGCCGACCAGATTGTTGGTCAGGTCGAGACTGACAAAGCAGTTCTCGATGTGACAGCCCCCTCGGATGGCTTTGTCCTTGGCTTTGTCGCAAAGGCTGAGGAAGTTGTTCGAGTCGGCAGCATCATGCTCTGGCTGGGAGCAACTAAGGACGAGCCAATTCCGGAGCTTGAGGACGTGTCGACCGGGCAATCCACCTCTCGCGGCTCTCAAATTACAGCCAAGGCTCTTTTGCTCCTGCAAAAAAATGGGTTGCAATCTGACGTCATTTCGCCGATTGATGGAAGAGTGACCGTCGAGGCTGTCGAGCGCTATTTATCGGCACATGGTGGCGCAAAAACTGAGCCAAAACAGGCTGGCGCGATGCAGTCTATCGATTTGCTGCCCAATGTCCAAGGCAGCCCGGTCAATCTCACCCGCGAAGAGAAAGGCATGGCGGCCACGGTCAGTTGGCATCGCGATTTTGCGGTGCCCGGTTATATCGAGATCGACTACGACCTTGCGCCGTGGGCTGAGTATGCCAAGCAGTTTCAGGATGCGAAAGGCTTGCTAATGCCGCCCTTGCTGCCACTGATGGCATGGCGACTGGTGGAAGTGGTGCAAGAAATCCCGCGACTCAACGCCACCATGGTTGGCAACAAGCGTTTTGAGTATTCACCGGTCAATCTGGGGTTCACCATTCAGGCAGGGGATGCCCTCTATCTGGCTGTGGTCCGGGATGCTCAAGGCCAAGACGAGTTCGGCTTCGTCAATGTCCTAGGTGATGTGCTTCGACGTGCTGCTGGACACAACTTGCGTGAGTCCGAAGCTTCTGGGGCAACGATTGGTTTTTCCAGCATGGAACGCTGGAAAGTAACCCGACATATTCCAATCTTGCCTCCGCATACCGCGTTAATGGTTGCCCATGCGGCAGGAAAAGATGGAAAAGGAGTGCTTGGGGCGAGTTATGACCATCGTGTCTTGAATGGTGGGCAGGTCGTCGCAGTGCTCAAGAAACTCGCATTGCCCAAAAAAAACTGA
- a CDS encoding hydrolase 1, exosortase A system-associated gives MNEKPIVIECAAGYPLVGMLHPASGKQELGVLVMVAGGPQYRIGGHRQLVLWARKISAQGFPVFRFDFSGMGDSYGEYLDFENTEVDIGAAINRFFEETPSLKQVVLWGECNASSASLVYAHKDPRVNGIVMLNPWVRTEQGQAKAVVKHYYLDRLTQRSFWIKVFSLKFDFLGSIRSAIQMISLARGQGAGGDQDKATRNAETGVDLRPLPDRMLDGLSQFKGRIMLVMSGRDLISREFDDLLQAAPAWRKHLAARSLVRHDLKYADHTFSCREWRDQIAEWGIEWLLSFAPSEGIVKDSK, from the coding sequence ATGAACGAGAAACCCATTGTTATCGAGTGTGCTGCCGGTTACCCATTGGTTGGCATGCTTCATCCGGCATCCGGAAAACAGGAACTCGGCGTTCTAGTAATGGTTGCTGGTGGTCCTCAATACCGCATCGGTGGCCACCGCCAACTGGTACTTTGGGCGCGAAAAATATCAGCACAAGGCTTCCCGGTGTTTCGATTTGACTTCAGTGGGATGGGAGACAGCTACGGGGAATACCTCGACTTTGAAAATACTGAAGTAGATATTGGTGCTGCCATCAATCGGTTTTTTGAAGAAACACCTTCGCTAAAACAGGTTGTTCTTTGGGGGGAGTGCAATGCCTCTTCCGCGTCACTGGTCTATGCCCATAAGGATCCACGCGTCAACGGAATCGTCATGCTCAACCCGTGGGTTCGAACCGAGCAGGGGCAGGCAAAAGCTGTAGTGAAACATTACTACTTGGATAGGCTAACCCAACGTTCGTTCTGGATAAAGGTGTTTAGCCTGAAATTCGACTTTCTTGGTTCCATTCGCTCTGCTATACAGATGATCTCCCTCGCCCGCGGACAGGGAGCGGGTGGTGATCAGGATAAAGCTACCCGGAATGCAGAAACTGGCGTAGACCTCAGGCCGCTGCCCGACCGGATGCTCGATGGACTATCGCAGTTCAAAGGTCGGATCATGCTGGTGATGAGCGGGCGGGACCTGATTTCCAGGGAGTTTGATGATCTGCTTCAAGCAGCGCCTGCATGGCGCAAACATCTTGCTGCGCGCTCCTTGGTTCGCCACGATCTTAAATACGCTGACCATACATTTTCATGTAGAGAATGGCGTGATCAAATTGCGGAGTGGGGAATCGAATGGCTTCTCAGTTTTGCGCCAAGTGAAGGCATCGTCAAGGACAGCAAGTAG
- a CDS encoding VanZ family protein, with protein sequence MPLDFKPLPFDQAWATFQLIPMYELGVESRADWISNGVLYVPVGFLTAHLLIQKFSDAWRVSLLFLGALFSFALAFGVEFTQLFFPPRTVSLNDILAECVGSLIGLILVVRYSDWFKALLHAVFSNPGWLALRLVEAYLAGYVAFSLFPFDILLSRNELEQKILGGGWGLLLADDAQGNVLVALKLIAEIILTLPFGLFLGYRAVGPSAKLKQAAWWGFGLGCCIEVAQFFTASGVSQGLSILTRILGVFGGVVLWNHRTSWSPERVAALVNRYVIPITVIYVFVLLQVNGWFTHGWKGADYAVSQLIDLHFLPFYYHYFTTEAKALFSLASVCLMYLPIGLLRWSKDGSPSQAFCYAFFASSIVEAGKLFLQDLHPDPTNLVLGALASSGVVYLARELSKATAPVQLLGAQAEQHPMPAGKQRLKGRSKADHRLPYPVMFAVLAFAAYWAATFPAQPVFLSLFLLLSAATIWSRPASLVIILPAALPLLDLAPWSGRFFFDEFDLLVIVCLAVGYVRVRQIPRKARRTETLFRIVAGLLFISFTISAIRGLTPWHMLDANTFSNYYSPFNTLRITKAALWAFLLYGLLARIVFAGHNVPKLFALGMVLGVAGTLLVVVWERITFPGLLNFNDVYRVTGPFSQMHVGGADVETYLTIGTPFLVMLLFDKSSLWLRIACALLLLVTTYGVMVTFSRVGYLGFGVAFTLALLAVIIKRSDNKPIQLFNRAAIPLMLFLAVLGVGTPIFYSQFAQERLGLISTDLTARQSHWEAALRMRDSDWATALLGMGSAGIQIFTFGAVMKRKQRLIGLEQSPKTHFSNSV encoded by the coding sequence GTGCCCCTGGATTTCAAACCGCTCCCATTTGATCAGGCATGGGCCACCTTTCAGCTCATACCAATGTACGAACTCGGGGTGGAATCACGTGCCGACTGGATATCTAACGGCGTACTCTATGTTCCGGTTGGCTTTCTAACGGCTCATCTGCTGATACAAAAATTTTCCGACGCTTGGCGTGTTTCTCTTTTATTTCTTGGTGCGCTATTTTCATTTGCACTCGCATTCGGTGTTGAGTTCACGCAGTTGTTTTTCCCGCCGCGGACTGTCTCTCTAAATGATATTTTAGCCGAGTGTGTTGGGAGTCTGATTGGTCTGATACTTGTCGTACGTTACTCAGACTGGTTCAAAGCTCTCCTACATGCTGTGTTCAGCAATCCTGGGTGGCTAGCATTACGGCTTGTAGAGGCCTATCTTGCCGGGTATGTTGCCTTCAGCCTTTTCCCTTTTGACATACTGCTTTCACGCAACGAATTAGAGCAAAAAATCCTGGGGGGAGGTTGGGGGCTGCTACTCGCCGACGATGCGCAGGGCAATGTTCTAGTTGCCCTAAAATTGATCGCCGAAATAATTCTGACTCTTCCTTTTGGTTTATTTCTCGGTTACCGGGCGGTGGGTCCATCTGCTAAGTTAAAACAGGCTGCCTGGTGGGGCTTTGGGCTTGGCTGCTGCATCGAAGTCGCACAGTTCTTTACTGCCAGTGGCGTTAGTCAGGGACTCTCCATACTAACCCGCATTCTAGGGGTGTTTGGAGGAGTGGTGCTGTGGAACCATCGCACAAGCTGGTCGCCGGAACGAGTCGCGGCACTTGTAAATCGCTATGTAATTCCAATTACCGTAATTTATGTTTTTGTCCTTCTACAAGTGAACGGGTGGTTTACCCACGGATGGAAAGGAGCAGATTATGCAGTTTCCCAACTCATCGATTTGCATTTTTTACCCTTTTATTATCATTACTTTACGACAGAAGCGAAGGCGCTTTTCAGTCTCGCCAGCGTGTGCTTGATGTATCTACCGATTGGGCTACTCAGATGGTCAAAAGACGGATCACCGTCTCAAGCTTTTTGTTATGCCTTCTTCGCCAGCAGTATTGTTGAAGCGGGCAAGCTATTTCTGCAAGATTTGCACCCCGACCCGACCAATCTTGTGCTTGGCGCGTTAGCAAGCTCTGGCGTCGTTTATTTGGCGCGTGAACTTTCCAAAGCAACGGCGCCAGTTCAATTGCTGGGAGCCCAAGCCGAACAGCATCCTATGCCAGCAGGAAAACAACGCCTGAAAGGTCGTAGTAAGGCTGATCACCGATTGCCGTATCCGGTCATGTTTGCCGTGCTGGCATTTGCTGCATACTGGGCAGCAACCTTTCCGGCCCAGCCAGTATTTCTCAGCCTTTTTCTTTTATTATCTGCTGCAACTATTTGGTCTCGGCCTGCCTCGTTAGTCATCATTCTCCCAGCGGCCCTGCCGCTTCTTGATCTTGCTCCTTGGAGTGGGCGTTTCTTTTTTGACGAGTTTGACCTGCTCGTTATCGTCTGCCTTGCCGTTGGGTACGTCCGGGTGCGACAGATACCCCGCAAAGCTCGACGCACTGAGACACTCTTCAGAATCGTAGCTGGCCTGCTCTTCATCAGTTTCACAATTAGTGCCATCCGCGGGTTGACCCCTTGGCACATGCTTGATGCCAATACGTTTTCAAACTACTACAGTCCGTTTAATACATTGAGAATCACCAAGGCGGCACTCTGGGCTTTCTTGCTGTATGGTCTCCTCGCGCGCATCGTGTTTGCTGGTCACAATGTACCTAAGCTATTTGCCTTAGGCATGGTGCTTGGCGTAGCGGGGACGCTGCTCGTGGTTGTTTGGGAGCGTATTACTTTCCCTGGACTCCTAAACTTTAACGATGTCTATCGTGTCACGGGACCGTTCTCGCAAATGCATGTCGGGGGGGCGGATGTCGAAACCTATTTAACAATTGGTACGCCGTTTCTGGTCATGCTGCTTTTTGATAAATCTTCTCTTTGGCTTCGAATTGCTTGTGCTTTGCTGCTATTGGTCACTACCTATGGTGTCATGGTCACATTTTCCAGAGTTGGGTATCTCGGTTTTGGTGTGGCATTCACACTCGCACTGCTTGCTGTAATAATCAAGCGCTCAGACAACAAACCTATTCAGCTATTTAATCGCGCAGCCATTCCACTAATGCTTTTCCTGGCTGTTCTAGGTGTCGGTACCCCAATTTTCTACAGTCAGTTTGCACAGGAACGGCTCGGCCTGATCAGCACTGACCTTACGGCTCGCCAAAGTCATTGGGAAGCTGCTCTGAGGATGCGTGACTCAGACTGGGCCACGGCCCTTCTGGGAATGGGGTCGGCCGGTATCCAGATATTCACTTTTGGCGCAGTAATGAAAAGAAAGCAGCGCCTTATTGGCTTGGAACAGAGCCCGAAAACACATTTCTCAAACTCGGTGTAG
- a CDS encoding MBOAT family protein — protein MLFNSYSFLLAFLPITILGFFIVGRLGKIAGAAWLAACSLFFYAWWDYRYLALLVASICANYFVGRYIARHTASAKGRLALAVAITANLLLLGYYKYADFFLSSSNAILGTDWPILGIILPIGISFFTFTQIAFLADAYAGKVTEYRFIYYVLFVTYFPHLIAGPVLHHKEMMPQFDEDKNYRPDAANFAIGLTIFAIGLAKKVLIADNLASYAAPVFSSSIDSPSLFIAWGGALAYTFQLYFDFSGYSDMAIGLSRLFGIRLPLNFSSPYKSHNIAEFWRRWHMTLSRFLRDYLYIPLGGNRHGAFRRQTNLMTTMVLGGLWHGAGWNFVIWGALHGGFLVINQLWQNLCRRIPVSLPPRLGRFLGVALTFLCVVFAWVYFRAPDLSTANRLITGMLGGFGAALPDPILSRLGPLKAFVEGLGIVSYLGGGANFVETWCWVTASSLIAFVAPNTQQIMGHFEPALPEESRAKRSSTPILAWSPQRGHAVAMGLVFALGVLALSRPTEFLYFQF, from the coding sequence GTGCTTTTTAACTCCTACTCATTCCTTTTAGCTTTTCTGCCGATTACCATCCTGGGATTTTTTATCGTCGGGCGCTTGGGCAAGATAGCAGGTGCCGCCTGGTTGGCCGCCTGCTCCCTATTTTTCTATGCCTGGTGGGATTATCGTTATCTGGCTTTGTTGGTCGCCTCCATCTGCGCCAACTATTTCGTCGGTCGCTATATCGCCCGACACACCGCCAGCGCCAAAGGTCGCCTGGCGCTGGCCGTCGCCATTACCGCCAATTTATTGCTTCTCGGCTACTACAAATACGCCGATTTCTTTCTATCCTCGTCCAATGCCATTCTGGGCACAGACTGGCCGATACTTGGGATCATCCTTCCGATCGGCATCTCCTTCTTTACCTTTACCCAGATTGCCTTTCTAGCCGATGCCTATGCCGGCAAGGTCACCGAATACCGCTTTATCTACTACGTCCTGTTCGTAACCTACTTTCCTCACCTGATTGCTGGTCCTGTCTTGCACCACAAGGAGATGATGCCGCAATTCGATGAGGATAAAAATTATCGGCCGGATGCAGCAAACTTCGCCATCGGCCTCACCATTTTCGCCATTGGCTTGGCCAAAAAAGTACTGATAGCGGACAACCTTGCGAGCTATGCGGCACCTGTATTTTCCTCAAGCATCGACTCCCCTTCGTTATTTATCGCTTGGGGTGGCGCCTTGGCGTACACCTTCCAACTGTACTTCGACTTCTCCGGCTACTCTGATATGGCCATCGGCCTGTCTAGACTGTTCGGCATCCGTTTGCCCCTCAACTTTAGTTCGCCCTATAAATCTCACAACATTGCTGAATTCTGGCGGCGTTGGCATATGACCCTGTCGCGCTTTCTGCGCGACTACCTTTACATCCCGCTTGGCGGCAATCGTCACGGTGCCTTTCGTCGTCAAACCAACCTCATGACCACGATGGTACTGGGCGGCCTTTGGCACGGTGCCGGATGGAACTTCGTCATATGGGGCGCCCTCCACGGCGGTTTCCTGGTAATCAACCAGCTTTGGCAAAATCTCTGTCGACGAATTCCTGTCAGCCTGCCACCTCGCCTTGGCCGCTTTCTTGGCGTTGCCCTTACCTTTCTCTGTGTTGTCTTTGCATGGGTATACTTCCGTGCCCCTGATCTCTCTACAGCGAATCGCCTAATTACCGGCATGCTGGGAGGATTTGGCGCTGCGCTGCCCGATCCGATCCTGTCACGCCTCGGCCCCCTCAAAGCCTTTGTCGAAGGGCTGGGTATAGTCAGCTATCTGGGAGGCGGTGCAAATTTTGTTGAAACCTGGTGTTGGGTTACGGCAAGTTCCCTGATCGCTTTTGTTGCACCAAACACCCAACAAATCATGGGGCATTTTGAGCCTGCATTGCCAGAAGAAAGCCGTGCTAAACGTTCTTCCACACCCATTCTCGCTTGGTCTCCCCAACGAGGACACGCTGTCGCCATGGGGCTAGTATTTGCACTTGGAGTGCTCGCGCTAAGTCGCCCGACAGAATTCCTTTACTTCCAGTTCTGA
- a CDS encoding hydrolase 2, exosortase A system-associated, whose translation MLGTTSSLPHPFFLPSSLGRIFAVYHAPVGATKPWGNVLVVPAFNEEMNRCRSMVTTQAQALAKLGVGTLAIDLFGTGESDGEYGDARWGIWIENVRQGIEWLDEKPGGGTGLLGIRLGVALALAALQQDHKKRALIAWQPIVDGKSCLTQFMRMRIAANMDRTDIPKDTTAGMRAQLAEGRSIEVAGYEIHPELAMSIESLRLSELIPPESVSIAWLEKGGGEENEISPASKCLLAAWQPAGRTTEVIPFDGPAFWALYERFLAPDLVKKTSDWVQLLRPTK comes from the coding sequence TTGTTGGGAACCACCTCATCTTTGCCGCACCCCTTCTTTCTGCCAAGTAGCCTTGGGCGGATTTTCGCTGTTTATCATGCCCCTGTCGGCGCTACCAAGCCATGGGGCAATGTACTCGTTGTTCCAGCGTTCAATGAGGAGATGAATCGCTGCCGCAGCATGGTCACCACGCAAGCTCAGGCATTGGCGAAACTTGGCGTTGGAACCCTGGCCATCGATTTGTTTGGTACCGGCGAGAGCGATGGGGAGTATGGCGATGCGCGCTGGGGCATCTGGATTGAAAATGTGCGTCAAGGAATTGAATGGCTTGACGAAAAGCCGGGGGGGGGTACGGGTCTTCTGGGCATTCGGTTAGGGGTTGCGCTGGCTCTCGCCGCACTGCAACAGGACCATAAGAAACGAGCGCTAATTGCCTGGCAACCTATTGTTGACGGTAAGTCCTGCCTGACCCAATTCATGCGTATGCGTATCGCTGCCAATATGGATCGAACAGACATACCTAAAGACACTACGGCAGGAATGCGGGCACAACTAGCGGAAGGCAGGAGCATCGAAGTGGCAGGTTACGAGATCCACCCTGAACTAGCGATGTCCATTGAGAGCCTTCGGCTAAGTGAGTTGATTCCGCCTGAGTCGGTGTCAATTGCCTGGCTTGAAAAAGGTGGAGGGGAAGAAAATGAGATATCTCCGGCCAGCAAATGCCTACTTGCTGCTTGGCAGCCAGCAGGAAGAACCACTGAAGTTATACCTTTTGACGGCCCCGCATTCTGGGCCCTGTATGAACGGTTTCTTGCCCCCGATCTTGTGAAAAAAACGTCAGACTGGGTCCAACTGTTGCGGCCAACGAAATGA
- a CDS encoding acyl carrier protein: MNFKREVVSMLDDVLHLEGRAVAFDEDTVLLGGVPELDSMAVIAIISAIEERFGCSVEDDEIDGAVFATLGSLITFVQLKVGGK, translated from the coding sequence ATGAATTTTAAGCGTGAAGTAGTTTCTATGCTCGATGATGTTCTTCATCTGGAGGGGCGAGCGGTTGCATTCGATGAAGATACGGTATTGCTGGGCGGTGTTCCTGAATTGGATTCGATGGCAGTCATAGCGATTATTTCGGCGATTGAAGAGCGCTTTGGGTGCTCTGTAGAAGACGATGAGATTGACGGGGCTGTTTTTGCTACTTTGGGATCATTGATTACTTTTGTTCAGCTAAAGGTGGGCGGGAAGTGA
- a CDS encoding acyl carrier protein, with protein MALNKESIEAEIKAKVVEIAAQTGDDASELALDDIIPATGLIDSTGLLELITWYEKTYEIPLAQEEINIDNLGTLARMAEFVLRKKGLI; from the coding sequence ATGGCACTGAATAAAGAATCGATTGAAGCCGAAATCAAGGCCAAGGTAGTAGAGATCGCGGCCCAAACGGGAGATGATGCTTCTGAGTTGGCTTTGGATGACATCATCCCGGCAACAGGCCTCATTGACTCGACCGGCTTGCTCGAATTGATCACTTGGTACGAGAAAACATACGAAATTCCTTTGGCGCAAGAGGAAATTAATATTGACAACCTCGGTACGCTGGCGCGAATGGCTGAGTTTGTGCTCCGAAAAAAAGGGCTGATTTAA